From a single Solenopsis invicta isolate M01_SB chromosome 6, UNIL_Sinv_3.0, whole genome shotgun sequence genomic region:
- the LOC105196639 gene encoding CYFIP-related Rac1 interactor B isoform X2, translated as MGKLLSLLARDESTCCTPQKYDVFLDFENAQPSDLERETFEAVQRVLKNSESILEEIQCYKGAGKEIREAISAPTEECQRKAYLTVAPLVAKLKRFYEFSLELERVVPKILGQLCSGNLSPTQHLETQQALVKQLAEILEFVLKFDEHKMKTPAIQNDFSYYRRTLTRASLARQDNAEKDLVVGNELANRMSLFYAHATPMLRVLSHATITFLIDNEDIARENITETLGTMAKVCLRMLENPNLLAQFQREETQLFVLRVMVGLVILYDHVHPQGAFVKGSNVDVKGCVKLLKDQPPCKSEGLLNALRYTTKHLNEENTPKNIKNLLAA; from the exons ATGGGCAAGCTTTTGAGTCTTTTGGCTCGAGATGAGTCTACCTGTTGCACCCCTCAGAAGTACGACGTCTTCTTGGATTTCGAAA ATGCGCAACCATCGGACCTCGAACGCGAGACCTTCGAGGCGGTGCAGAGAGTGCTGAAAAATTCCGAGTCCATCTTAGAGGAGATACAGTGTTATAAAGGAGCTGGGAAAGAAATCAGAGAGGCGATTTCGGCACCCACGGAGGAATGTCAACGAAAAGCATACCTGACCGTGGCACCTCTCGTTGCGAAACTTAAACGGTTCTATGAATTTTCCTTGGAACTCG AAAGGGTTGTACCGAAAATTCTGGGGCAATTGTGCTCGGGAAACCTCTCGCCGACGCAACATCTGGAGACGCAGCAGGCTCTAGTCAAGCAATTGGCGGAGATATTGGAATTTGTATTGAAGTTCGACGAGCATAAAATGAAAACGCCGGCGATTCAGAACGACTTCAGCTACTATCGGAGGACATTGACGAGGGCATCGCTGGCGCGTCAGGACAACGCCGAAAAGGACCTAGTTGTCGGGAACGAACTCGCCAACAGAATGTCCTTGTTTTACGCCCACGCGACACCCATGCTTCGAGTTCTGAGTCACGCGACCATTACTTTCTTGATAGAC AACGAAGATATAGCAAGGGAAAACATTACAGAAACGCTTGGTACAATGGCAAAAGTGTGTCTTCGAATGTTGGAAAATCC GAATCTGTTGGCGCAATTCCAACGAGAGGAGACTCAGCTCTTTGTCTTAAGGGTTATGGTGGGTCTGGTGATCCTATACGATCATGTACATCCCCAAGGTGCCTTTGTAAAGGGTTCAAACGTGGAT GTGAAAGGTTGTGTGAAGCTGTTAAAGGACCAGCCGCCTTGCAAGAGCGAGGGATTACTAAACGCTCTTCGCTATACCACGAAACACTTGAACGAGGAGAACACGCCAAAGAACATAAAGAACCTGCTCGCTGCATGA
- the LOC105196639 gene encoding CYFIP-related Rac1 interactor B isoform X1 encodes MEPLRERFRCLSRCKVILVERSCTLTMGKLLSLLARDESTCCTPQKYDVFLDFENAQPSDLERETFEAVQRVLKNSESILEEIQCYKGAGKEIREAISAPTEECQRKAYLTVAPLVAKLKRFYEFSLELERVVPKILGQLCSGNLSPTQHLETQQALVKQLAEILEFVLKFDEHKMKTPAIQNDFSYYRRTLTRASLARQDNAEKDLVVGNELANRMSLFYAHATPMLRVLSHATITFLIDNEDIARENITETLGTMAKVCLRMLENPNLLAQFQREETQLFVLRVMVGLVILYDHVHPQGAFVKGSNVDVKGCVKLLKDQPPCKSEGLLNALRYTTKHLNEENTPKNIKNLLAA; translated from the exons ATGGAACCCCTTCGCGAACGCTTCAG ATGCCTTTCACGTTGTAAAGTGATTCTCGTCGAAAGAAGCTGTACACTTACGATGGGCAAGCTTTTGAGTCTTTTGGCTCGAGATGAGTCTACCTGTTGCACCCCTCAGAAGTACGACGTCTTCTTGGATTTCGAAA ATGCGCAACCATCGGACCTCGAACGCGAGACCTTCGAGGCGGTGCAGAGAGTGCTGAAAAATTCCGAGTCCATCTTAGAGGAGATACAGTGTTATAAAGGAGCTGGGAAAGAAATCAGAGAGGCGATTTCGGCACCCACGGAGGAATGTCAACGAAAAGCATACCTGACCGTGGCACCTCTCGTTGCGAAACTTAAACGGTTCTATGAATTTTCCTTGGAACTCG AAAGGGTTGTACCGAAAATTCTGGGGCAATTGTGCTCGGGAAACCTCTCGCCGACGCAACATCTGGAGACGCAGCAGGCTCTAGTCAAGCAATTGGCGGAGATATTGGAATTTGTATTGAAGTTCGACGAGCATAAAATGAAAACGCCGGCGATTCAGAACGACTTCAGCTACTATCGGAGGACATTGACGAGGGCATCGCTGGCGCGTCAGGACAACGCCGAAAAGGACCTAGTTGTCGGGAACGAACTCGCCAACAGAATGTCCTTGTTTTACGCCCACGCGACACCCATGCTTCGAGTTCTGAGTCACGCGACCATTACTTTCTTGATAGAC AACGAAGATATAGCAAGGGAAAACATTACAGAAACGCTTGGTACAATGGCAAAAGTGTGTCTTCGAATGTTGGAAAATCC GAATCTGTTGGCGCAATTCCAACGAGAGGAGACTCAGCTCTTTGTCTTAAGGGTTATGGTGGGTCTGGTGATCCTATACGATCATGTACATCCCCAAGGTGCCTTTGTAAAGGGTTCAAACGTGGAT GTGAAAGGTTGTGTGAAGCTGTTAAAGGACCAGCCGCCTTGCAAGAGCGAGGGATTACTAAACGCTCTTCGCTATACCACGAAACACTTGAACGAGGAGAACACGCCAAAGAACATAAAGAACCTGCTCGCTGCATGA